In the candidate division WOR-3 bacterium genome, CAGGGATTGCGAAAAGGAGGATATCCATGAATAAAGGATTAGGAAATGAAACATCTTTGGTCTATTCTTATCTGGAACTCAGAAGAATCATTGGGCTCTTGGGGATATTGTTCCCTTTCATCTTGTCGATAGGTGCCCTGATTTTCTTCAACACCGGTCCTCAGAGTTCTGTAAGCGCTTACTACCATACAGGTATGCGCGATGTGTTCGTCGGAATTCTGTTTGCGATCAGCTTCTTCCTGCTTACATATAGGGGTTACGAACGTTCTGATAACCTTGCCGGTAATCTGTGTTGCATATTCGCGATCGGGGTAGCATTATTTCCCTGCACACCAGTTGTCGGAGCCACAAACACTGATCACATAATCGGGTACATTCACCTGGCATTTGCTGCCCTGTTCTTCTTGACGCTGATCTATTTCTCACTTTTCTTGTTTACGAAGACGAATCCGGACAAACCGCCCTCAAGGAGAAAAATACAGAGGAACAGGGTCTACAAAGCTTGCGGTTATGCGATGGCCATTTGCATACTGTTGATCGCTGTCTATATTATTCTACCCGATTCAATAGCCTCGGTTTTTGAACCGCTCAATCCTGTATACTGGCTGGAGGCCTTTGCTGTATTGTTCTTCGGCATTTCGTGGTTCACCAAGGGCGAGGCGATATTGAAGGATGAGCGGTAGCTGAGCGGCGAACAGAGTCGGGTCGAGGCGTTCCGTGGGCTGATTCCTAAAAGGCGTTTT is a window encoding:
- a CDS encoding DUF998 domain-containing protein; translation: MNKGLGNETSLVYSYLELRRIIGLLGILFPFILSIGALIFFNTGPQSSVSAYYHTGMRDVFVGILFAISFFLLTYRGYERSDNLAGNLCCIFAIGVALFPCTPVVGATNTDHIIGYIHLAFAALFFLTLIYFSLFLFTKTNPDKPPSRRKIQRNRVYKACGYAMAICILLIAVYIILPDSIASVFEPLNPVYWLEAFAVLFFGISWFTKGEAILKDER